From a single Aspergillus puulaauensis MK2 DNA, chromosome 2, nearly complete sequence genomic region:
- a CDS encoding indoleamine 2,3-dioxygenase (COG:E;~EggNog:ENOG410PFRQ;~InterPro:IPR037217,IPR000898;~PFAM:PF01231;~go_function: GO:0020037 - heme binding [Evidence IEA];~go_function: GO:0046872 - metal ion binding [Evidence IEA];~go_process: GO:0019441 - tryptophan catabolic process to kynurenine [Evidence IEA]), with protein MLYSPEFSLDKYEVSLRNGFLPDALPLQRLPNPYYAPWENVAQDLVARIREGTIRDDVERLPVLSTSELQTKPEWQRVYVVLAYLTHAYVWGGETPKDILPPAISVPFLEVAEHLELPPCATYAALNLWNYSTISPNADLTCVDNLSVTLSLTGTKDEEWFFMISVAMEARGAQVVQLMLDTIQAVTVGDHQRVATYLNQISEGFHELSRILERMYEKCRPAVFFHQLRPYLAGSKNMASAGLPSGLFYDVGDGKGEWRQYSGGSNAQSSLIQAFDVFLGVEHSAMGSPTKAELPKAQPPGKTPYIQEMRNYMPGPHRRFLEMLTRSSNVREFAMACKLGSSVRDAYNSAVMSLGSFRDKHIQIVARYIIMAAKLPPPESAPARLNLATSTYTQMKNSNEKVSAGLSGTGGTDLIPFLKQTRDATKAAANYAG; from the exons ATGCTCTATTCACCGGAATTCTCACTTGATAAATACGAAGTCTCTCTTCGAAACGGGTTCCTCCCGGATGCTCTTCCGTTGCAGCGTTTACCAAACCCGTACTACGCCCCATGGGAGAACGTCGCTCAGGACTTGGTTGCCCGTATACGTGAAGGTACAATAAGAGATGATGTCGAGAGACTTCCCGTTCTCTCCACCTCGGAGTTACAGACGAAGCCAGAATGGCAGAGGGTATATGTGGTATTGGCGTATCTCACACATGCCTACGTCTGGGGAGGAGAAACCCCCAAGGAT ATACTACCACCGGCCATTTCCGTGCCATTTCTGGAGGTAGCTGAGCACCTCGAATTACCTCCATGCGCTACATACGCGGCCCTCAACCTCTGGAATTACTCAACGATATCACCTAACGCCGACCTCACGTGTGTTGACAACCTCTCTGTGACATTATCACTCACTGGAACCAAGGATGAAGAATGGTTCTTCATGATATCCGTCGCCATGGAAGCAAGAGGCGCCCAGGTCGTCCAGTTAATGCTCGATACCATCCAAGCGGTTACAGTCGGTGATCATCAGCGAGTAGCCACATACCTCAATCAAATCAGTGAAGGATTTCACGAGCTATCCCGAATACTAGAGCGAATGTACGAGAAATGTCGCCCTGCCGTATTCTTCCACCAACTCCGCCCCTACCTCGCTGGGAGCAAGAACATGGCTTCGGCCGGCCTACCAAGTGGTCTGTTCTATGATGTCGGGGATGGTAAGGGCGAATGGCGTCAATATAGCGGCGGTAGCAATGCCCAAAGCTCGCTTATCCAAGCATTCGATGTATTCCTGGGTGTCGAGCACTCGGCTATGGGAAGTCCTACGAAAGCTGAGCTTCCCAAAGCTCAACCGCCGGGGAAGACTCCATACATACAG GAAATGCGAAACTACATGCCCGGCCCTCACCGGCGATTCCTAGAGATGCTCACCCGAAGCTCGAATGTCCGGGAATTCGCGATGGCCTGCAAGCTCGGTTCATCTGTAAGAGATGCATACAACTCAGCCGTGATGTCTTTGGGCTCCTTCCGCGACAAGCACATCCAGATTGTCGCAAGGTACATCATTATGGCGGCGaaactccctcctccagagTCAGCGCCTGCACGGTTGAACCTGGCGACATCGACATATACCCAGATGAAAAACTCGAATGAGAAGGTTTCGGCAGGGCTTAGTGGGACTGGAGGAACTGATTTGATACCCTTCTTGAAGCAAACTCGTGATGCGACTAAGGCTGCCGCGAACTATGCCGGGtga
- the BNA5_2 gene encoding kynureninase (L-kynurenine hydrolase) (COG:E;~EggNog:ENOG410PH7Q;~InterPro:IPR000192,IPR015424,IPR015422,IPR010111, IPR015421;~go_component: GO:0005737 - cytoplasm [Evidence IEA];~go_function: GO:0003824 - catalytic activity [Evidence IEA];~go_function: GO:0030170 - pyridoxal phosphate binding [Evidence IEA];~go_function: GO:0030429 - kynureninase activity [Evidence IEA];~go_process: GO:0006569 - tryptophan catabolic process [Evidence IEA];~go_process: GO:0009435 - NAD biosynthetic process [Evidence IEA]) produces MSNHANGLKPVFPENAASKDYAASLDAADPLAAFRHKFIVPSKANIASNKLAKPNLSSDPCIYFCGNSLGIQPKAASRYLEAQLNTWSSIGVNGHFTKIEDSPLEPWQLLADQAASSMCKLVGAAPEEVTAMATLTANLHMLMASFYKPTATKHKILLDWKAFPSDHYAIESHIGWHELDPEQSMVLIGPDDGEYKISTEKILSYIDQHAEEAAMLLLPGIQYYTGQLFDIKTITQYAQSKGLVVGWDLAHAYANVELKLHDWNVDFAAWCTYKYGNAGPGAMGGLFVHEKHGSVDYSQGEDSPQFRHRLTGWYGGDRSVRFKMDNKFKPTPGAGGFQLSNPSAIDLACLCASLSVFDETSMAELRRKSVQLTGYLEYLLLKDTTDDTRPFRIITPSDPEERGAQLSLLLKPGLLQKVASRLQEAAIVCDKREPGVVRVAPAPLYNTFSEVWLFVKQFRAALSD; encoded by the exons ATGTCCAATCACGCCAACGGCCTGAAGCCTGTGTTCCCAGAGAATGCAGCCTCCAAAGACTATGCTGCATCTTTAGACGCTGCAGATCCGTTGGCCGCCTTCCGTCACAAGTTCATTGTCCCCTCAAAGGCCAATATCGCTTCTAACAAGCTCGCAAAGCCCA ACCTATCAAGTGACCCTTGTATTTACTTTTGCGGCAACTCCCTTGGAATCCAGCCCAAAGCCGCTTCGAGATATTTAGAAGCACAACTAAACACATGGTCATCAATTGGGGTCAACGGCCATTTCACAAAAATCGAAGACTCTCCCCTCGAGCCATGGCAATTGCTCGCTGATCAAGCAGCAAGCTCGATGTGTAAGCTGGTTGGAGCGGCACCAGAGGAAGTCACGGCAATGGCCACTCTCACGGCAAACCTGCATATGTTAATGGCAAGCTTCTATAAGCCCACGGCCACTAAGCACAAGATCCTGCTCGATTGGAAGGCATTTCCTAGCGATCAT TACGCCATCGAATCTCATATTGGTTGGCATGAACTCGATCCGGAGCAGTCTATGGTGCTCATTGGCCCAGACGATGGGGAGTACAAGATCTCCACAGAAAAGATCCTCTCATACATCGATCAGCATGCCGAGGAGGCAGCtatgctcctcctcccgggCATTCAGTACTACACCGGACAGCTATTTGACATCAAAACAATCACCCAGTACGCACAGTCAAAAGGCCTTGTCGTCGGATGGGACCTCGCCCATGCATACGCAAATGTCGAGCTGAAGCTCCACGACTGGAACGTAGATTTCGCAGCATGGTGTACTTACAAGTACGGAAATGCCGGGCCAGGGGCCATGGGCGGTCTATTTGTTCATGAGAAGCATGGAAGCGTCGATTATAGCCAAGGAGAGGATTCTCCGCAATTCCGACACAGGTTGACGGGGTGGTATGGCGGTGACAGATCCGTCAGATTCAAAATGGATAACA AGTTCAAGCCTACACCCGGCGCGGGAGGATTTCAGCTCTCAAACCCATCAGCCATTGACCTAGCTTGTCTCTGTGCCTCATTATCCGTATTCGACGAAACATCAATGGCCGAGCTGCGCCGCAAATCCGTCCAGTTAACAGGGTATCTCGAGTATCTCTTATTAAAAGACACAACAGACGACACTCGTCCGTTCCGCATCATCACCCCGTCAGATCCTGAAGAAAGAGGCGCGCAGCTGAGCCTTCTTCTCAAGCCTGGTTTGCTGCAAAAGGTCGCCAGTAGATTGCAAGAGGCTGCGATTGTTTGCGATAAGCGGGAGCCCGGTGTGGTGCGTGTTGCTCCGGCTCCACTATACAACACTTTCTCTGAGGTGTGGTTGTTTGTGAAACAGTTCCGAGCTGCATTGAGTGACTAG